One genomic window of Pempheris klunzingeri isolate RE-2024b chromosome 12, fPemKlu1.hap1, whole genome shotgun sequence includes the following:
- the washc2c gene encoding WASH complex subunit 2, with protein MSGLPEGVANGPNRSEHLQKDAQIWERPWSLEEIRQSSANWSLAADSGLFLFLQDFSQRMLSKTHEIEKQLDSLIRDTKATDSCLHSVFNDFLMLSNTQFIENRVYDEEIEETIPKPDAVEKQPEQEKTREQKEAELIPKMQEAVNYGLRVLDSAFEHLDIKAGNSDSEDEEATDRVEAILEPKDLYVDRPLPYLIGSLAFMEQEDVGLGDLSSDEMSVDSDRDSVIESEDGKEAVHSDEDFNHEEDEGHSIIKKKSSMLSYEDDEEEEEDEDSDIFGESDRDDDDDTKNTGPSSFADELAARIKGESGSKAEGDRTSLTSKKKSKGRKEPKPAKPQAADEDSDDMFKPPKMDDDEFSPFGGKSGLFSGGRGLFDDDDEGDLFSEAPKPPVSEEKKVLNESMKSTAQSSESDKPAKKIPSGGISVFPDNSLFSSGNDSDSVESTENGTPSASKNVPAASAVGGGGGLFDDDDEDDDFFGGKSLNKAGSAGHEKPKPKKAIDLFEDEDEDGDLFGEKYSAPTQPAQSKKEVVEEQVKQPEKKMPAGAISMFGPGTKSLLSEGLKKRQPSTSEESEKSEENGPAPDAEKAAVKQTQKPQSRGLFSDDEDTQGFPTIPKSQSKPEPTSKTSKAPLSLFDDEEEEDLFASVTKSKPKPNQAKASTPQPSKAVSSSLFSDDEDQWVSPKSDAVKPEVKTGGMKSSASAPSSLPSAKTSHKSSLFDNDDDDLFAPTKESSQKKPQRVALLFEDEGDDDEDKGSLFGIKPTVGTSAAAPPAKKPPAASQSSTPSEKSEEVAVPRTAAEDKPSEQEKPAAKPPEPVPSKPPPESSDGKKKPAGAVSLFGGINVLASKQAKGPLDEVDNDDSFLSKDSPPPNVKKEEKVKTNTVSLFDDEEEDESDWNEPIFPPSKPTARNTLKPTEERPQAKSTGVFQDEELLFSQTQQKDNDPDVDLFATSGKAANSKLSSVQPAAQSLFADDDEDDLFSSVKSKAPPPKVAEKPSKPADRGPLASPEPVSEIQKPAPSPVKPKDSSSRIGKLQASLMLNPAALLPGAVPSMPGAVSVLPGMAPSSSSGVSSSSLSPSPSPSPATTPVCVQADNEDGVSFDTPVQVTTLQSAQKSRAKGSSYRRPQSRTARQQAAQSSIEDNEKTQGGDVTGPTPSLSGLVLPPPDKSGQARASPTLPDSAAATALPVSSISQSSLPETSTRPFALSLPVSTNVGKEDSSKDSSSTKVLQASDEDDLFGSDSLFGATSVTNTPSTRQTTKTTQPQASSDVGLKKDKDKSTLPSIFDDNTDDLFQKVKPRSTTKKAKASAFLEDDDNDEDIFGVSNSSTPTSTSSKEIKNSSSFSKQDILQDEVATVPKAHKKHKEKTIDASLFDDNIDIFADLTDTLKPKQKSKTKGETKSIFDDDMDDIFSPSTVKPVTKTPHKSKKTPPSQETSTAADSSSIFDDPLNALGGN; from the exons ATGAGTGGGTTACCAGAGGGAGTAGCAAATGGCCCAAACAGGAGTGAACACTTACAGAAGGATGCTCAGATTTGGGAGCGACCCTGGTCTCTTGAAGAGATTCGGCAGAGCAGTGCCAACTGGTCCTTGGCAGCCGACTCAGGG CTCTTTCTGTTCCTCCAAGACTTCTCCCAGAGAATGCTGTCGAAGACTCATGAGATTGAAAAGCAGCTGGACAGTCTAATCCGTGACACCAAGGCCACAGACAGCTGCTTGCACTCTGTCTTTAACGACTTCCTCATGCTTTCCAATACACAGTTTatagaaaat AGAGTGTATGATGAAGAAATAGAAGAGACTATTCCCAAGCCTGATGCTGTGGAGAAGCAGCCTGAGCAG GAGAAGACTCGAGAGCAGAAAGAAGCAGAGTTGATCCCGAAGATGCAGGAAGCTGTAAACTACGGCCTGAGAGTGCTGGATTCAGCCTTTGAGCATCTGGACATCAAAGCAGGAAACTCTGACTCAGAGGACGAGGAGGCCACAGACAGAGTGGAGGCCATCCTGGAGCCCAAG GATCTTTATGTGGACAGGCCTCTACCGTATCTGATTGGTTCCCTGGCCTTCATGGAACAAGAAGATGTTGGACTTGGTGACCTGTCAAGTGATG AAATGTCAgttgacagtgacagagacagcGTAATCGAGAGTGAAGATGGCAAAGAAGCAGTT catTCAGATGAGGACTTCAATCATGAAGAGGATGAAGGTCACAGTATTATTAAGAAG AAATCGTCAATGTTGAGttatgaggatgatgaagaggaggaggaggatgaggattcTGACATATTTGGAGAATCGGACAGGGATGATGACGACGACACAAAG AACACAGGCCCATCGTCGTTTGCCGACGAGCTGGCAGCCCGAATCAAAGGTGAATCAGGAAGCAAAGCAGAAGGAGACCGCACGT CATTGACATCTAAGAAGAAAAGTAAAGGCAGGAAAGAACCAAAACCTGCAAAGCCACAGG CAGCTGACGAGGACAGTGATGACATGTTTAAGCCACCAAAGATGGACGATGATGAGTTTTCCCCATTTGGAGGGAAAAGTGGCCTCTTCAGTGGAGGGAGAGGCCTGTTTGACGACGATGACGAG GGTGATCTTTTCTCGGAGGCGCCAAAACCTCCTGTGTCTGAAGAGAAAAAGGTTCTGAATGAAAGCATGAAAAGCACAGCTCAAAGTTCAG AATCTGACAAACCTGCTAAGAAGATTCCATCGGGTGGCATTTCAGTATTCCCAG ACAACAGCCTCTTCAGTTCAGGGAATGACTCGGATTCAGTGGAGAGCACGGAGAATGGAACTCCATCTGCCTCCAAAAATGTTCCTGCAGCGTCTGCCgttggtggaggaggtggtctGTTTGACGACGACGATGAGGATGATGACTTCTTCGGCGGTAAAAGCCTGAATAAGGCAGGCTCTG CTGGACATGAAAAACCCAAACCCAAGAAAGCTATTGATCTCTtcgaagatgaagatgaggatggcGACCTATTCGGCGAAAAGTACTCTGCGCCAACTCAGCCAGCTCAGAGCAAGAAGGAGGTAGTGGAAGAACAGGTTAAACAGCCTGAGAAAAAG ATGCCGGCAGGGGCCATCTCCATGTTTGGTCCTGGGACTAAAAGCTTACTCAGTGAGGGCCTGAAGAAACGCCAGCCGTCTACCAGCGAGGAGTCTGAGAAATCTGAGGAG AATGGGCCTGCTCCAGATGCTGAGAAGGCTGCAGTGAAGCAGACTCAGAAACCTCAGTCCAGAGGcctcttctctgatgatgaagacACACAG GGATTCCCAACCATCCCTAAAAGTCAGTCTAAGCCCGAACCTACAAGCAAAACCAGCAAGGCCCCTTTGTCATTATTtgatgatgaggaagaagag GATCTTTTTGCATCTGTAACGAAATCTAAACCAAAACCTAATCAAGCTAAAGCCTCCACGCCGCAGCCCAGTAAAGCTGTGTCCAGCTCCCTCTTCAGTGATGACGAG GATCAGTGGGTGAGTCCTAAAAGTGACGCAGTCAAGCCAGAGGTCAAGACAGGAGGGATGAAGTCCAGTGCCAGTGCCCCCTCCAGTCTCCCCAGTGCCAAAACATCTCACAAAAGCAGCCTCTTTGACAACGACGATGACGACCTGTTTGCTCCAACAAAAGAGTCGAg TCAGAAGAAGCCGCAGAGAGTTGCTCTCTTGTTTGAAGAtgagggtgatgatgatgaagataaaGGATCCCTCTTTGGCATCAAACCCACTGTCGGCACAAGCGCTGCAGCTCCACCCGCTAAA AAACCTCCTGCAGCCTCTCAGTCGTCCACCCCGTCAGAAAAATCAGAGGAGGTTGCCGTTCCTAGGACAGCAGCGGAGGACAAACCCTCAGAGCAGGAGAAGCCAGCAGCGAAACCCCCTGAGCCAGTTCCATCAAAGCCCCCGCCAGAGAGCAGCGACGGTAAAAAGAAGCCTGCCGGAGCAGTCAGTCTATTTGGAGGCATCAACGTTCTTGCCAGCAAGCAGGCAAAGGGCCCGCTGGATGAAGTTGACAATGATGACAGCTTCCTCTCCAAGGACAGCCCACCACCAAATGttaagaaggaggagaaagtcaaaacaaacactgttagTCTGtttgatgatgaggaggaagatgagtcAGACTGGAATGAGCCCATATTCCCACCCAGTAAACCCACAGCAAGAAACACACTAAAG cCTACAGAGGAGAGACCACAAGCAAAAAGCACAGGAGTTTTCCAGGATGAGGAGCTTCTGTTCAGTCAGACGCAGCAGAAAGACAATGATCCAGATGTTGACCTCTTTGCCACCTCAGGGAAAGCTGCG AACTCCAAGCTCAGCTCCGTGCAGCCAGCAGCACAAAGTCTGTTtgcagatgatgatgaggacgaCCTCTTCAGCTCTGTCAAGTCAAAAGCTCCTCCCCCG AAAGTAGCAGAGAAGCCCAGTAAACCTGCTGACAGAGGACCACTAGCAAGTCCAGAACCTGTATCAGAGATTCAG AAACCTGCACCAAGTCCTGTAAAACCTAAAGATTCCTCATCAAGGATTGGAAAACTTCAa GCCAGTCTGATGCTCAACCCCGCTGCGTTGCTCCCTGGTGCTGTCCCCAGTATGCCAGGGGCTGTCAGTGTACTCCCTGGCATGGCTCCTAGTTCCTCCTCTGGGGTGTCCAGCTCCAGCCTGAGCCCCAGCCCGAGCCCCAGCCCTGCCACAACTCCTGTCTGCGTCCAGGCAGACAATGAGGATGGAGTGAGCTTCGACACGCCAGTCCAGGTTACAACACTGCAGAGCGCACAAAAG AGCCGTGCCAAAGGTTCTTCGTACCGGAGACCCCAGTCCAGAACAGCGAGGCAGCAAGCAGCTCAAAGCTCTATAGAGGACAATGAAAAGACCCAGGGAGGAGATGTTACCGGGCCGACCCCCAGTCTGTCTGGTTTAGTCTTACCTCCACCAGACAAATCCGGTCAGGCGCGCGCCAGTCCAACACTACCTGACtcagctgcagccacagccttgcCTGTCTCCTCAATTTCTCAGTCGTCTCTCCCCGAAACCTCCACGAGACCCTTTGCACTGTCACTGCCAGTATCCACAAACGTTGGAAAGGAAGACTCTAGTAAAGACAGCAGCAGTACCAAGGTGCTGCAGGCTTCTGATGAGGATGATCTTTTTGGCTCTGACAGCCTGTTTGGGGCCACCTCAGTCACCAACACACCCTCCACCAGACAGACCACTAAGACTACACAACCTCAGGCCAGCAGCGATGTGGGAttgaagaaagacaaagacaaaagcacactCCCATCCATTTTCGACGACAACACCGATGACCTTTTCCAAAAGGTCAAACCAAGGTCGACCACCAAGAAAGCCAAGGCCTCGGCCTTTTTGGAGGACGACGACAACGATGAGGACATCTTTGGAGTGAGCAACAGCTCCACTCCCACATCCACAAGTAGTAAAGAAATCAAGAACAGCAGTAGTTTTTCAAAGCAGGACATCTTACAG GATGAAGTAGCCACGGTGCCTAAAGCTCACAAGAAGCACAAAGAGAAGACCATTGATGCCAGCTTGTTTGACGACAACATAGACATTTTTGCTGACCTGACGGACACTTTAAAGCCAAAACAGAAGTccaagacaaagggagagacAAAGTCAATATTTGATGATGACATGG ATGACATCTTCTCACCAAGCACAGTAAAACCTGTCACCAAGACTCCCCATAAATCAAAGAAAACGCCACCGTCTCAGGAGACCAGTACAGCAGCGGATTCAAGCAGCATATTTGATGATCCGCTGAATGCTCTCGGTGGGAACTGA